The following proteins come from a genomic window of Companilactobacillus pabuli:
- a CDS encoding phage holin — protein MMKNKLTLDVHSKAWWVSLISLILVFGQQIGHLFGWEITSDQINQIMGIVNTILLIGGSLGLITDTSKGNTNSNTPTEVQTPTYSNSTNLRRN, from the coding sequence ATGATGAAGAATAAATTAACATTAGATGTCCATTCAAAAGCGTGGTGGGTATCGTTAATTTCTTTAATATTAGTATTTGGCCAGCAAATTGGTCATTTGTTTGGTTGGGAAATCACTTCTGATCAAATCAATCAAATTATGGGAATAGTAAATACTATCTTATTAATTGGTGGTTCTCTTGGTTTAATTACTGACACATCAAAGGGTAATACGAATAGTAATACTCCCACAGAAGTACAAACACCAACTTATTCAAATTCAACAAATTTAAGGAGGAACTAG
- a CDS encoding GH25 family lysozyme: MTKYFADISSYQRDDLAFFQNFVNSGVQSVLIKTTQGSANGSNYLSPKALTQTRNAIKAGMNVGFYHYFLAISVTDAINEAKFFEQSVVNLGFGKDTPLCVDVEDPSLNTSAVASYVDTFINYLETQGYTNVFQYSMASWFNQGILNANKHPTWVASYGSRDCGARGNIVAWQYTSSWGGGSQDMSYDWGIFDKQPAKTEATTQPTIEPEKPKVENVIKLTEQTHPVDRLGIERPETYEAGSTWKSSDIRLINNEPHYQIATDIFVPLSKTTFKDLIIVKYIDDSPAPVFNKNGKRVQNASVSTGKSFKTAGLRVINGIPMAKIATDQFIPFEYTSGSRFE, encoded by the coding sequence ATGACTAAATATTTTGCAGACATTTCGAGCTATCAAAGAGATGATTTAGCATTCTTCCAAAATTTTGTAAATTCTGGTGTTCAAAGCGTTTTGATCAAAACTACTCAAGGAAGCGCTAATGGATCTAACTATTTAAGCCCTAAGGCGTTGACTCAAACTAGGAATGCGATTAAAGCTGGTATGAATGTTGGATTTTACCATTATTTTCTAGCGATTAGTGTTACTGATGCAATCAATGAAGCAAAATTCTTTGAACAGTCAGTTGTTAATTTAGGTTTTGGAAAAGATACACCGCTTTGCGTTGATGTTGAGGATCCATCATTAAATACGTCGGCAGTAGCGAGCTATGTTGATACTTTCATTAATTACCTTGAAACACAAGGTTATACAAATGTATTCCAATATAGTATGGCTAGTTGGTTCAACCAAGGTATCTTAAATGCTAATAAGCACCCGACTTGGGTAGCTAGTTATGGGTCAAGGGATTGTGGAGCAAGAGGTAACATTGTCGCTTGGCAGTACACATCAAGCTGGGGAGGCGGTTCTCAAGATATGAGTTATGACTGGGGAATCTTTGATAAGCAACCAGCTAAAACTGAAGCAACCACGCAACCTACAATTGAACCTGAAAAACCAAAAGTAGAAAATGTTATCAAGCTGACGGAACAAACCCATCCAGTGGATAGGTTAGGAATTGAACGACCTGAAACGTATGAGGCAGGATCAACTTGGAAGAGTTCAGATATTAGATTGATAAATAATGAACCTCATTATCAAATTGCTACGGATATCTTTGTTCCGCTATCAAAAACGACATTTAAAGATTTAATCATAGTTAAATATATTGATGATTCACCGGCACCGGTCTTCAATAAGAATGGAAAGCGTGTACAGAATGCGTCTGTCAGCACTGGTAAATCCTTTAAAACCGCTGGATTAAGGGTTATTAACGGGATTCCAATGGCAAAAATTGCTACTGATCAATTTATTCCATTCGAGTATACTTCTGGCTCAAGATTTGAATAG
- a CDS encoding prophage endopeptidase tail family protein, with protein MAFNGHKIYIQSFDGQKEEWLTCLNEDSFQVDWQVSSSFQVSFTAYLNDHDGVSFDMLENDTYIVFDGQRYQIKQSVPKYIDDLVTKDVTATHEIFNIQNFRQFKVNKGSQSYSIDSMLSFIFGSQYNTNGFTYQINGNFNNIDITDWGNCSGLDAVQKAVDSYGAKWYPDGKTVMIFDSNSYKNINNKQYIWSHNTNDIELSVDSTSIVNGAMLYGATVDDEHNTTADGGASSDSTGTTSGGGSTSAATSTGNARGTISTMEDGGAPVYSSPVGNSSLTGQKLPNGSKWAVDEQVSIDGVIWYRVGINAWINSKYMPFNKSDDIKPESHVVEQTWGQGTIKAADITTGSGDDETTTAPTSAKIYDSPYSGQHEITGRVLDNGTQWKINGTVSDGYGGKTWYQVATNEWVCADDINFDGDTDVEPTAVETATDDTAKTETDEVKYYFEPFFYYNAKSSAKHGLIIGEDITNDQIKDAAAMKKYADSVMQTEPIVELTINVSFQDDTLKLGDTSYLNAEPLGIQTMITLNGVSGNPLTNDSPMTLTLDNSTVSRTNINYDMSDKIRLSNRNNKLLTKEVQKLSAKIRKLESQEGS; from the coding sequence ATGGCTTTTAACGGACACAAAATTTACATTCAATCATTTGATGGCCAGAAAGAAGAATGGTTGACGTGTCTAAATGAAGATTCTTTTCAAGTCGATTGGCAAGTGAGTTCTAGTTTTCAAGTGTCTTTCACTGCCTATCTTAATGATCATGACGGCGTGTCTTTCGATATGTTGGAAAATGATACGTATATCGTATTTGATGGCCAACGCTATCAAATCAAGCAGAGTGTACCTAAATACATTGATGACCTTGTTACTAAAGATGTCACTGCTACACATGAGATCTTCAATATTCAGAATTTCAGACAATTCAAGGTCAATAAGGGAAGTCAAAGCTATTCTATTGATTCAATGCTGAGTTTTATCTTTGGTAGTCAGTACAATACAAACGGTTTTACCTATCAAATCAATGGTAACTTCAACAATATTGATATCACCGATTGGGGTAATTGTTCCGGACTTGATGCAGTTCAGAAGGCTGTCGATTCATATGGTGCCAAGTGGTATCCGGACGGTAAAACAGTCATGATTTTTGATAGCAATAGTTATAAGAATATTAATAATAAACAATATATTTGGTCGCATAACACGAATGACATCGAATTATCTGTTGATTCTACTTCAATTGTTAATGGTGCCATGCTTTACGGTGCTACGGTTGATGATGAACATAACACTACCGCTGATGGTGGTGCCTCATCTGATTCCACGGGTACTACTAGCGGTGGTGGAAGTACTTCAGCAGCTACCTCAACCGGTAACGCCAGAGGGACTATCTCAACGATGGAAGATGGCGGTGCTCCCGTTTATAGTTCACCAGTTGGAAATAGCTCTTTAACAGGTCAAAAACTGCCAAACGGCTCTAAATGGGCAGTTGATGAACAGGTTTCTATTGATGGCGTAATTTGGTATCGGGTTGGAATTAATGCATGGATCAATTCGAAATATATGCCTTTTAATAAGTCTGACGATATCAAACCAGAAAGCCATGTTGTTGAGCAAACTTGGGGGCAAGGTACTATCAAAGCCGCTGACATAACAACTGGCAGTGGGGATGATGAAACTACCACAGCACCAACCTCAGCTAAGATATATGATTCCCCATATTCCGGACAACATGAGATTACTGGTAGAGTTTTGGACAATGGTACACAGTGGAAAATCAATGGAACTGTATCAGATGGATACGGTGGGAAAACTTGGTACCAGGTTGCTACAAATGAATGGGTATGTGCCGATGATATCAATTTCGATGGTGATACTGATGTTGAACCGACTGCAGTAGAAACTGCAACGGATGACACAGCTAAGACAGAAACAGACGAAGTTAAATACTACTTCGAGCCGTTTTTTTACTACAACGCTAAATCTAGTGCTAAACACGGTTTGATAATCGGTGAAGATATTACTAATGACCAAATTAAAGATGCAGCTGCGATGAAAAAATATGCTGATTCAGTTATGCAGACGGAGCCAATTGTTGAACTAACAATCAACGTGAGTTTTCAAGATGATACGTTGAAATTAGGTGACACAAGCTATTTGAATGCAGAGCCTTTAGGAATTCAAACAATGATTACTTTGAATGGTGTGAGCGGTAATCCTTTAACAAACGATTCACCTATGACATTGACTCTGGATAATTCAACAGTGTCCAGAACCAATATCAATTATGACATGTCGGACAAGATACGATTATCAAACAGAAATAATAAGCTTCTTACTAAAGAAGTTCAAAAATTATCAGCAAAAATAAGAAAATTAGAAAGTCAGGAGGGGAGTTAA
- a CDS encoding BppU family phage baseplate upper protein, which produces MVLDNSVNTDMSTDDPKGAPAVKYRIPSVGAEYRTLDTDLPLEQPLIFYLDGSKAFYLPHEDTSDESTHNNPQSVLNTLTNKRIFQLISIRQGQSGMLHVPITFKDINGNVPMDGYLIRFEGRDGDGNIIYDDEGFNVTQANLGYIDWTPSAVISQSAGYFKNAHFVIENADRTKILTTLDFSIKVIANDVALPVVQEFYASEYVRLLGHIKEMETSADHQINYLLNAYAAIFASEIKQLDEHVQNEIDKVDATLKAGTDKVDGYISESKAKLNTLNTDIDTGQARMDALEKKISDNGLITKAGLNTAVQLGINTGEIDVNINDVILDKDISSKVDILTGILEGSSEG; this is translated from the coding sequence ATGGTATTGGATAATAGTGTCAATACAGACATGTCTACTGATGATCCAAAGGGAGCACCAGCAGTTAAATATCGAATTCCTTCAGTTGGTGCTGAGTACAGAACACTTGATACGGATTTGCCATTAGAACAGCCTTTGATTTTCTATTTAGATGGATCAAAGGCTTTTTATTTGCCACACGAAGACACTTCTGACGAAAGTACTCACAATAATCCACAAAGTGTTTTAAATACTTTGACCAATAAACGTATTTTCCAATTAATATCAATCCGACAGGGACAATCTGGAATGTTACATGTTCCAATCACGTTTAAAGATATCAACGGTAATGTTCCAATGGATGGCTATCTGATTCGATTCGAGGGTCGTGATGGTGATGGCAACATTATCTACGACGATGAGGGATTCAACGTAACACAGGCAAATTTAGGCTACATCGATTGGACTCCAAGTGCTGTTATTTCTCAATCGGCTGGGTATTTTAAAAATGCTCATTTTGTTATTGAGAATGCTGATAGAACAAAGATTCTAACTACTCTAGATTTCTCAATTAAAGTAATTGCTAACGATGTTGCATTGCCAGTTGTCCAAGAATTTTACGCCTCAGAGTATGTAAGACTCCTGGGCCATATCAAAGAAATGGAAACATCAGCAGATCATCAAATTAATTATTTATTGAATGCATATGCTGCCATTTTTGCCTCAGAAATTAAGCAATTAGATGAGCATGTTCAAAATGAAATCGACAAAGTAGATGCGACATTAAAAGCTGGCACTGATAAAGTTGATGGATATATTAGTGAAAGTAAAGCTAAGCTAAATACTTTGAACACCGACATTGATACAGGTCAAGCTCGCATGGATGCGCTAGAAAAGAAAATCAGTGATAATGGCCTAATTACTAAAGCCGGATTAAATACAGCTGTTCAACTTGGTATCAATACTGGTGAAATCGATGTAAATATTAACGATGTAATTCTTGATAAGGACATTTCTTCCAAAGTGGACATCTTAACAGGAATTTTGGAAGGGAGTAGTGAAGGTTAA
- a CDS encoding tape measure protein has protein sequence MSDIVVNKIINFKGTDQLTPTANKVKEAIDGIKDKKVKLGATPEEQGITSFGQKLQGLPKDVQTTLKAMAEKNGFDTFEGYMKTVPKDKYTQLKANVEKGGFQAFKNDLESLPRSQQSTLKAMAEKEGFTTFEQYYQKVPKEARTKLDAIADTHDVDDFIRETDKIPKHVNTKVDADVNSGNSALSNFSSHIDKAKEKTSQFKSILAGSFVGSMMTTGLMSIVGGLKSATSAAMEYANAQQTMNATWKTLTGNAKDGQKMVDMTNKMAIAANNSTHMVDQLNQKFYSVNDSAATTKKLTTSVLTLQDAFGKTDDEVENFGTQWGQMVANGKVSAQDMMSFVNVFPKLRIELLKTEQKMTGNKDLTMKQLNDMISAGKVSSDTMDKVLEDTATKYGKATKNFSATIAGMKRTIQSQVPVLLSAFTEPFLNAQNPIYKTVSDWVADKRTKDKFSDLGKTISSGMSDAMSALSGGTGGQKDFAANLNRGIDSVNKGFKVFFGYITDHAKDLKTVGSSLNEILKVFLNAIWKDAGSIITTIGSGLGLMKDSSKDASDPLHAVADALKGIAKHKTAIKAIAGYLVAMKTFKMAKGAFDPLLKLAGIQSKGGGLLTKVIGSGENKKTVFRFGTEGIAETKKQLLSLKDLLSKVTQGGKFSKVNIGSMSKGAKIGTGVATAGIAASAGLDIVGAIKAKNPEKKFEGFGKAAGTAIGGGVGFMLGGPAGEAAGAMLGRVIGKYGGKAAKEFTDGWNKAGRGAKPPKGIIQKAGYYSRKAGDAVAEWAKGIVSFGKKHKQEILLTLVNPFAGVGAWILKDTKVGKSIQKWASNLVKDFQKGFKSFTKNTAKIGSDIVKGIVKGMKGFGKLALYALAFPVGIGVKITKPLVKPIKKSISSLVKSIKKDWNGLTKWLGKIFDPIAKSWQKSWKKISKAIDMKKFSKDMSNTMSDMSKSIQKSSDDVGKQMSNMSKSVKKSKWAKDLKEKFNEAQKNADSWSAGMDDWWSGFSSGFSKSWNSVWSGVGSYFSKKFSGLSKWYSNFSSGMNSWWSDFSSNFKSAWHSVWQGVSDTFKNIFDGLKDIAKNSWNGIIGIVNSGIGAINGVIKMFGGKSLGKIKTLETGSNYHRGGLAKINDAHSSVYREIVKLPNGHMFSPQQRNVVLPLPQGSSVLPAQAARPYVETGLIPHYENGIGDSLSNFFDMAKNGISDAASGVGSWVSSKMKEIGGDIEKGIKFAKDFIKDPVGNLSKAFESVTNGKFAKEEFSSKMGPATGHGIVKAVADKVKSLAESFKKQLQSVTVSGKMPATAYGPMIKAAAAYMHQSITDFNVDMIERIIANESGGDPNITNNWDSNAKAGHPSTGILQYIEPTFMHYAMPGHTNIHSAFDQLIALFNDATWRSDMGMGYNGKYGEWRGQASGPSGPRLMANGGHVFNATSAIIGEDGDEFAINPSKPSAIPLLGDLIGRMADFHPEFRMSSNITSNISSDIGRKLDSVINLLGSINGKDFQPEVNIARTSSNLNQQNRRDTDIYAYQRGMRQ, from the coding sequence TTAAGAATGATTTGGAAAGTCTGCCACGTAGTCAACAATCCACATTAAAGGCTATGGCTGAAAAGGAAGGCTTCACTACCTTTGAGCAGTACTATCAAAAGGTGCCTAAAGAAGCACGTACAAAGCTCGATGCGATAGCTGATACACATGATGTTGATGACTTCATTCGTGAAACTGACAAGATTCCTAAGCATGTGAATACCAAAGTTGATGCTGATGTTAACAGTGGTAACAGTGCTCTAAGTAATTTTAGTAGCCATATTGATAAGGCTAAAGAAAAAACAAGTCAATTTAAATCTATCCTAGCAGGTAGTTTTGTTGGATCCATGATGACGACTGGACTCATGTCAATCGTTGGTGGTTTGAAGTCCGCAACTTCAGCGGCGATGGAATACGCCAATGCACAACAAACTATGAATGCTACTTGGAAAACTTTGACCGGTAACGCTAAAGATGGTCAAAAAATGGTAGATATGACCAATAAAATGGCCATAGCTGCTAATAACTCGACTCACATGGTTGATCAATTGAATCAGAAATTCTATTCGGTTAATGATAGTGCTGCAACGACTAAGAAATTGACGACTTCAGTATTAACACTACAGGATGCATTCGGTAAAACTGATGATGAAGTTGAGAACTTCGGAACTCAGTGGGGTCAGATGGTTGCAAATGGCAAGGTTTCAGCTCAAGATATGATGTCTTTTGTTAATGTCTTTCCTAAGTTGAGAATTGAGCTACTTAAGACCGAGCAGAAGATGACTGGTAACAAAGATTTAACCATGAAACAGCTGAACGATATGATTTCAGCCGGCAAGGTTTCATCTGATACAATGGATAAAGTTTTGGAAGACACTGCAACCAAGTATGGCAAGGCTACAAAGAACTTTAGTGCCACAATTGCTGGTATGAAGCGTACTATCCAAAGTCAAGTTCCTGTTTTACTATCAGCATTCACTGAGCCATTTTTAAATGCACAAAATCCAATTTACAAAACTGTATCTGATTGGGTTGCTGACAAGCGCACAAAAGATAAATTCAGCGACTTAGGTAAAACAATATCAAGTGGGATGTCTGATGCCATGAGTGCTCTTTCTGGTGGTACTGGCGGACAAAAGGACTTTGCAGCAAACCTGAATAGGGGTATCGATTCAGTTAATAAAGGATTCAAAGTATTTTTTGGCTACATTACTGACCATGCTAAAGATTTGAAGACTGTCGGTAGTAGTTTGAATGAAATCCTAAAAGTATTTCTTAATGCAATCTGGAAAGATGCTGGTTCTATTATCACTACAATTGGTAGTGGCTTAGGATTAATGAAAGACAGCTCTAAAGATGCAAGTGATCCACTACATGCAGTTGCTGATGCCTTAAAAGGTATTGCTAAACATAAAACGGCCATTAAGGCTATTGCTGGTTATCTTGTTGCCATGAAAACATTCAAAATGGCTAAGGGTGCATTTGACCCACTGCTAAAATTGGCGGGCATTCAGTCAAAAGGTGGTGGCCTGCTAACTAAAGTTATCGGATCTGGAGAAAACAAGAAAACTGTATTCAGATTCGGTACTGAAGGAATTGCAGAAACAAAGAAGCAATTGCTTAGCTTAAAAGATCTATTAAGCAAAGTAACTCAAGGCGGTAAATTCTCAAAAGTTAATATTGGCAGTATGTCTAAAGGTGCCAAAATTGGGACTGGCGTGGCTACTGCCGGTATTGCTGCTAGTGCTGGATTAGATATTGTCGGTGCTATTAAAGCTAAAAATCCAGAAAAGAAATTTGAAGGATTTGGTAAGGCTGCCGGTACTGCCATTGGTGGTGGTGTTGGATTCATGCTAGGTGGTCCGGCCGGTGAAGCTGCTGGCGCTATGTTAGGCCGTGTAATTGGTAAATATGGTGGTAAAGCTGCTAAAGAGTTTACTGATGGATGGAATAAAGCTGGACGTGGTGCAAAGCCACCAAAAGGAATTATTCAAAAGGCTGGTTATTACTCAAGAAAAGCTGGAGATGCTGTAGCCGAATGGGCTAAAGGAATTGTTAGTTTTGGTAAGAAACACAAGCAAGAAATACTACTGACACTGGTTAATCCATTTGCTGGCGTTGGTGCCTGGATTCTAAAAGATACTAAAGTAGGTAAATCCATTCAAAAATGGGCATCTAATTTAGTTAAGGATTTTCAAAAAGGCTTTAAGTCATTTACTAAAAATACTGCCAAAATTGGTAGTGATATTGTTAAAGGCATCGTTAAAGGGATGAAAGGCTTTGGTAAGTTAGCACTATATGCTTTAGCTTTCCCCGTTGGTATTGGTGTGAAGATAACTAAGCCACTTGTTAAGCCAATTAAAAAATCAATTTCTTCATTGGTTAAATCAATCAAGAAAGATTGGAATGGACTAACAAAATGGCTCGGTAAAATCTTTGATCCAATAGCTAAAAGCTGGCAAAAATCTTGGAAGAAAATTTCTAAAGCTATTGATATGAAGAAATTCTCCAAAGATATGTCCAATACTATGTCAGACATGTCCAAATCTATTCAGAAATCATCTGATGATGTTGGTAAACAGATGTCTAACATGTCTAAGTCAGTCAAAAAATCTAAATGGGCTAAGGATTTAAAAGAGAAATTCAATGAAGCCCAAAAGAATGCAGATTCTTGGAGTGCCGGCATGGATGATTGGTGGTCAGGATTTAGCTCTGGTTTCTCAAAATCTTGGAACTCAGTTTGGTCTGGCGTAGGTTCATACTTTAGTAAGAAGTTCAGTGGATTATCTAAATGGTATAGCAATTTTTCAAGTGGTATGAATTCTTGGTGGTCTGATTTCAGTTCTAACTTCAAATCAGCTTGGCACTCAGTCTGGCAAGGAGTATCTGACACATTCAAAAATATTTTTGATGGATTAAAGGATATTGCTAAAAATTCCTGGAATGGAATCATTGGAATCGTTAATTCAGGTATTGGAGCTATCAATGGCGTTATCAAAATGTTCGGTGGAAAGAGCTTAGGAAAAATTAAGACTCTTGAAACTGGATCCAATTACCACAGAGGTGGATTAGCAAAGATTAATGATGCTCACTCTAGTGTTTATCGTGAAATTGTTAAATTACCAAATGGACATATGTTCTCGCCTCAACAAAGAAATGTTGTACTGCCATTACCACAAGGTTCATCAGTTTTACCTGCTCAAGCAGCAAGACCATATGTTGAAACTGGTTTAATTCCTCACTATGAAAATGGTATTGGAGATAGTTTATCTAATTTCTTTGATATGGCCAAAAACGGAATATCTGATGCGGCTAGTGGCGTAGGCTCTTGGGTATCTTCTAAGATGAAAGAAATTGGTGGAGATATCGAAAAAGGTATTAAATTTGCTAAGGACTTTATTAAAGACCCTGTTGGGAATTTATCTAAGGCATTCGAATCAGTCACAAATGGTAAATTTGCTAAAGAAGAATTTTCAAGCAAAATGGGACCTGCTACTGGTCATGGAATTGTTAAAGCTGTTGCTGATAAGGTTAAGAGCTTGGCTGAAAGCTTCAAGAAACAACTTCAATCAGTCACAGTTTCTGGCAAAATGCCTGCTACTGCATACGGTCCAATGATTAAAGCTGCCGCTGCTTATATGCATCAATCAATTACCGATTTTAATGTTGATATGATTGAAAGAATCATTGCTAATGAATCTGGTGGTGATCCTAATATCACAAATAATTGGGATAGCAATGCTAAAGCTGGCCACCCATCAACCGGTATTCTTCAATATATAGAACCAACATTCATGCATTACGCCATGCCGGGTCACACTAATATCCATAGTGCCTTTGACCAATTAATTGCATTATTTAATGATGCTACATGGCGTTCTGATATGGGTATGGGATATAACGGAAAATATGGCGAATGGCGTGGGCAAGCTTCAGGTCCTAGTGGTCCAAGATTAATGGCCAACGGTGGTCATGTATTTAATGCTACAAGTGCCATTATCGGTGAAGATGGTGATGAGTTTGCTATTAATCCATCTAAACCTTCCGCCATTCCACTTCTTGGCGATTTGATTGGTAGAATGGCAGACTTCCATCCAGAATTTAGAATGTCATCAAACATAACAAGTAATATTTCTTCAGACATTGGTAGAAAGCTGGATAGTGTTATCAATTTGCTTGGTTCAATCAATGGAAAGGACTTCCAACCAGAAGTAAATATTGCACGTACATCAAGCAACTTGAATCAGCAAAATAGACGTGATACTGATATTTATGCTTATCAGAGAGGGATGAGACAATAA
- a CDS encoding XkdX family protein, with protein MFDFIKFMYSIGGYQNKDVGDFVVIGNIDDKQYKEITGEDYKSDKERVA; from the coding sequence ATGTTTGATTTTATTAAATTTATGTATTCAATTGGTGGATATCAAAATAAAGATGTCGGAGATTTCGTAGTTATCGGTAATATCGATGACAAACAATATAAAGAAATTACTGGCGAAGATTATAAGAGTGATAAAGAAAGAGTAGCCTAA
- a CDS encoding phage tail domain-containing protein: MTNQVFKDELTNPKPHAYGFSHGRDSLSSLPEDPIEVAISSDGVNWKSYYDVQDLFGVHCYDWDVAQANPIDNFQKINTRDGQHLTSSNFDSRDINSTWMVDGENETEFRMLYSELHNFFMTRSGFWIVFGNEPTFKYRVKTKVFAPTYFNEHQASLIITFNNYTGMRESVGTSLEIFKNKNFFSFGMGIPNKDISFESKEKKFSIYNPSSVRIDPLGQDHVLKIHITGVGSPTLTNKTTGEVFTYNRVLSTNDELILNGVNPYINGQPDGINSNHGTISLAKGDNEFEISGLSNSDISFEFYFIYF, translated from the coding sequence ATGACAAATCAAGTATTTAAGGATGAATTGACTAATCCAAAGCCACATGCATACGGATTCAGCCATGGGCGAGATAGTCTATCATCTTTACCTGAAGATCCAATTGAAGTGGCCATTAGTAGTGACGGTGTCAATTGGAAATCATATTATGACGTTCAAGATTTGTTTGGGGTTCATTGCTATGATTGGGATGTTGCTCAAGCAAATCCTATTGATAACTTCCAGAAAATTAATACTAGAGATGGTCAACATTTAACATCATCTAATTTTGATAGTAGAGATATCAATTCTACCTGGATGGTAGATGGAGAAAATGAAACAGAATTCAGAATGTTATATTCTGAATTGCATAATTTCTTTATGACTCGCAGTGGCTTTTGGATTGTATTCGGAAACGAACCGACTTTCAAATATCGGGTTAAAACTAAAGTATTTGCTCCAACGTATTTCAATGAACATCAAGCCAGCTTGATTATTACATTTAATAATTACACTGGAATGCGTGAGAGTGTTGGAACGTCACTAGAAATATTTAAAAATAAAAACTTCTTTTCATTTGGCATGGGAATACCTAATAAAGATATTTCCTTCGAGTCCAAAGAAAAGAAGTTTTCTATTTATAATCCTAGTTCTGTGAGAATTGACCCATTAGGGCAAGATCACGTACTAAAAATTCACATTACAGGCGTTGGTTCGCCAACCCTTACCAATAAGACTACAGGAGAAGTATTTACCTATAATCGAGTTTTAAGTACAAATGATGAATTGATTCTTAATGGTGTTAATCCATATATTAATGGCCAACCCGATGGGATTAACAGCAATCATGGAACAATTTCACTTGCAAAAGGCGATAACGAGTTTGAAATTTCTGGCCTATCAAATTCAGATATCTCTTTTGAGTTTTACTTCATTTATTTCTAA